The Leptolyngbya sp. CCY15150 genome window below encodes:
- the hisH gene encoding imidazole glycerol phosphate synthase subunit HisH, whose protein sequence is MATRSPQIAVIDYDMGNLHSACKGLERAGAITHVTDSAQDLFAADAVVLPGVGAFDPAMRHLRSRDLIQPIRDVVASGKPFLGICLGLQILLEGSEEGSEAGLGIVKGMVRHFRYEPGITVPHMGWNQLDLTQPQHPLWQDLPHRPWMYFVHSYYADPTDARVTAASITHGSQTVTAAIAQDNLMAVQFHPEKSSTSGLQLLANFVAHVNSQQLVSLP, encoded by the coding sequence ATGGCCACTCGTTCCCCTCAGATTGCCGTCATTGACTACGACATGGGCAATTTACATTCCGCTTGTAAAGGGTTGGAAAGAGCCGGGGCCATCACCCACGTGACCGATTCCGCTCAAGATCTGTTTGCGGCGGATGCAGTGGTGCTGCCCGGTGTGGGTGCTTTTGACCCGGCTATGCGCCATCTGCGATCGCGAGATTTGATTCAGCCCATCCGGGATGTGGTGGCCAGCGGCAAGCCGTTCTTAGGAATTTGTCTAGGTCTCCAGATTTTGCTGGAGGGTAGTGAAGAAGGCAGTGAGGCCGGGCTAGGAATCGTCAAGGGGATGGTGCGTCATTTTCGCTATGAACCGGGGATTACCGTGCCCCACATGGGTTGGAATCAACTGGATCTCACCCAACCCCAACATCCTCTTTGGCAAGACCTGCCCCACCGCCCTTGGATGTATTTTGTGCATTCCTACTATGCCGATCCGACGGATGCCCGAGTCACCGCCGCCAGCATCACCCACGGCAGCCAAACCGTGACCGCTGCGATCGCCCAGGATAACCTGATGGCGGTGCAGTTTCATCCTGAAAAGTCATCAACATCAGGGTTACAGCTTCTGGCTAACTTTGTTGCCCATGTAAACAGTCAGCAATTGGTGAGTCTTCCATAG
- the ispE gene encoding 4-(cytidine 5'-diphospho)-2-C-methyl-D-erythritol kinase, which produces MQAYTLSAPGKINLYLEIIGDRPDGFHEMAMILQSIGLSDRVHLKSIGVDQIRVTCDHPLVPNDSSNLAYRAAALMADQFPEAFQRYGGVAIAIDKHIPVGAGLAGGSTNGAAVLVGLDLMWNLGLTQADLQELGAQLGSDVPFCIAGGTAIATGRGEVLSPLPSLDCLHLVLGKYRNLSISTPWAYKTYRQQFSHTYVSESDGIQGRQQRVHSGPMVAAIASRNPEEVGKLLHNDLEKVALPAHSVIGDLKAAFAACNPLGVMMSGSGPTVFAIAQSADHAAQIQANVRASLPDPNLELWVTQSTASGIHIAYPGA; this is translated from the coding sequence ATGCAGGCCTATACACTGTCCGCTCCGGGCAAAATTAATCTATACCTAGAAATTATTGGCGATCGCCCCGATGGCTTCCATGAGATGGCCATGATTCTCCAAAGCATTGGCTTGAGCGATCGGGTACATCTAAAATCCATTGGCGTTGACCAAATCCGGGTGACCTGCGATCATCCCTTAGTGCCCAATGACTCTAGCAACCTAGCCTATCGGGCCGCTGCCTTGATGGCAGACCAATTTCCCGAAGCCTTTCAGCGCTATGGCGGCGTGGCGATTGCTATCGATAAACATATCCCCGTGGGCGCTGGGCTAGCCGGTGGCTCCACCAATGGTGCAGCGGTGCTGGTGGGGTTGGATTTGATGTGGAACTTGGGGCTAACTCAGGCAGATTTGCAAGAACTGGGCGCGCAGCTCGGTTCAGATGTACCGTTTTGTATTGCTGGCGGCACCGCGATCGCCACGGGACGCGGGGAAGTCCTGTCACCGTTGCCCAGTCTAGATTGCCTACATTTGGTGCTTGGTAAATATCGCAACCTGAGCATTTCCACCCCCTGGGCCTACAAAACCTATCGTCAGCAGTTTAGCCACACCTACGTGTCTGAATCTGACGGCATTCAAGGGCGGCAGCAGCGAGTGCATTCTGGGCCCATGGTGGCAGCGATCGCCTCCCGCAACCCAGAAGAGGTGGGTAAACTGTTGCATAATGATCTAGAAAAAGTGGCCCTACCGGCCCATAGCGTCATTGGCGACTTGAAAGCCGCCTTTGCTGCCTGTAATCCGCTTGGGGTGATGATGTCAGGATCTGGGCCCACGGTATTTGCGATCGCCCAATCCGCTGACCATGCTGCTCAGATCCAGGCCAACGTCCGGGCTAGCCTGCCCGATCCCAATCTAGAGCTGTGGGTGACCCAATCCACCGCCAGCGGCATCCATATCGCCTATCCGGGTGCCTAA
- the rsmA gene encoding 16S rRNA (adenine(1518)-N(6)/adenine(1519)-N(6))-dimethyltransferase RsmA: MKHVPRKQFGQHWLRSERVLKQILDAAQLTSSDRVLEIGPGTGVLTRSLLQQAESVVAVEVDWDLVRSLRRQFPSTSQLLLIEADFLNLDLAAAIAPSGQERPNKVVANIPYYITGPIVERLLGTIAKPAAVPYESIVLLTQKEVAQRLCAKPGSRTFGALSVRVQYLADCELICTVPPSAFQPPPKVDSAVVRLVPRPFEAVATLPKHLEMIVKLGFATKRKMLRNNLKSIVDRDRLGHLLEQLKVSPQARAEELGVAQWVALSNVLSQEAIAPSSE, translated from the coding sequence ATGAAACATGTTCCTCGGAAACAATTTGGTCAGCACTGGCTGCGCAGTGAGCGGGTGCTCAAACAGATCCTAGATGCCGCGCAGTTGACATCGAGCGATCGCGTCTTGGAGATTGGCCCAGGCACGGGTGTTTTGACGCGAAGTCTTTTGCAGCAGGCGGAAAGCGTTGTGGCGGTAGAGGTTGATTGGGATCTGGTGCGATCGCTGCGGCGGCAGTTTCCGTCAACCAGCCAGCTTTTGTTAATCGAAGCAGATTTTCTGAACCTAGACTTAGCGGCAGCGATCGCTCCATCTGGGCAAGAACGCCCCAATAAGGTGGTTGCCAATATTCCCTACTACATCACCGGCCCGATCGTAGAACGGTTGCTGGGCACGATCGCTAAACCGGCGGCTGTGCCCTACGAATCCATTGTGCTGCTCACCCAAAAGGAAGTAGCTCAGCGGCTTTGTGCCAAGCCCGGCTCTCGTACCTTTGGCGCATTGTCGGTGCGGGTGCAGTATCTGGCCGACTGTGAGCTGATCTGCACCGTGCCACCCTCTGCCTTCCAGCCACCACCCAAGGTAGACTCCGCCGTGGTGCGGCTCGTCCCTCGTCCTTTCGAAGCCGTGGCCACCCTCCCCAAACACCTAGAGATGATCGTCAAGCTAGGATTTGCCACCAAGCGGAAGATGTTGCGAAATAATCTGAAATCCATCGTCGATCGCGATCGCTTGGGTCATTTGCTGGAACAATTAAAAGTGTCCCCTCAGGCGCGGGCGGAGGAGCTGGGGGTTGCCCAATGGGTGGCGCTCAGCAATGTGCTATCCCAAGAAGCGATCGCTCCCTCCTCTGAATGA
- a CDS encoding DUF3082 domain-containing protein yields MSSDPKTPTSSPSSSIDTPPTPLRCLTGAAVSGGLGTALYFLTRSIIDTFAHKPVPTGSPFATNIAIAVRTLVMGLSTLVTALFAIATLGLIALAIQLLIQNGRSPQAGED; encoded by the coding sequence ATGTCATCCGATCCCAAAACGCCAACCTCCAGTCCATCCAGCTCCATCGATACGCCACCCACGCCCCTACGGTGCCTCACCGGAGCAGCGGTATCCGGTGGGTTGGGTACGGCGCTCTATTTCCTCACCCGTTCAATTATCGATACCTTTGCCCATAAACCAGTCCCCACCGGCAGCCCCTTCGCAACTAATATCGCCATTGCTGTGCGTACCTTAGTCATGGGGCTCAGCACCTTGGTGACGGCCCTATTTGCGATCGCTACCCTAGGACTCATTGCCCTCGCTATCCAGTTGTTGATTCAAAATGGGCGATCGCCCCAAGCTGGCGAGGACTAA
- the typA gene encoding translational GTPase TypA, producing MTLPIRNVAIIAHVDHGKTTLVDALLRQSGTFREGEEVPDCVMDSNDLERERGITILSKNTAVHYKDILINIVDTPGHADFGGEVERVLGMVDGCILIVDANEGPMPQTRFVLKKALEKGLRPIVVVNKIDRPRANPHTAVDKVLDLFIELGADDDQCEFPYLFASGLSGFAKMTLEDDSTDMKPLFEAIVEHVPPPVGDPTKPLQLQVTTLDYSDYLGRIVIGRIHNGTIRSGQQAALVTESGKIVTSKITKLMGFEGLQRIELEESSAGNLVAVSGFADANIGETITCPNEPMALPLIKVDEPTLQMTFCVNDSPFAGQEGTYVTSRQVRDRLMRELETNVALRVDETDSPDKFAVSGRGELHLGILIETMRREGYEFQVSQPQVIYREVTGQPCEPYELLVLDVPEEAVGGCMERLGQRRGEMQDMRVGGNGRTQLEFVIPARGLIGFRGEFMRLTRGDGIMNHSFLDYRPLSGDVETRRNGVLIAFEEGTATFYAMKNAEDRGVFFITPGTKVYKGMIIGEHNRQQDLELNVCKTKQLTNHRSATGDELVQLQTPVDMSLERALEYIGSDELLEVTPESIRLRKVSNKKLAKQR from the coding sequence ATGACACTTCCCATTCGCAATGTTGCCATCATTGCCCACGTTGACCACGGCAAGACGACTCTCGTTGATGCACTCCTAAGACAGTCCGGCACATTTCGCGAGGGAGAAGAGGTTCCAGACTGTGTGATGGACTCCAACGACTTGGAGCGAGAACGGGGTATTACGATCCTTTCAAAAAATACCGCCGTTCACTATAAAGATATTCTGATCAATATTGTCGATACGCCTGGACACGCCGACTTCGGTGGCGAGGTGGAGCGCGTCTTGGGTATGGTTGATGGCTGCATCCTGATTGTGGATGCTAACGAAGGCCCCATGCCCCAAACTCGGTTTGTGCTGAAAAAAGCTCTCGAAAAAGGGCTGCGGCCGATTGTGGTGGTCAACAAAATCGATCGCCCCCGCGCCAATCCCCATACGGCGGTGGACAAGGTCTTGGATCTGTTCATCGAGCTGGGAGCTGATGATGACCAATGCGAGTTTCCCTACCTGTTTGCTTCGGGGCTGTCGGGCTTTGCCAAGATGACCCTAGAAGATGACAGTACGGATATGAAGCCGCTGTTTGAAGCGATCGTGGAGCATGTGCCGCCGCCGGTGGGCGATCCCACCAAGCCGCTCCAGCTTCAGGTGACCACCCTCGACTATTCCGACTACCTCGGACGGATCGTGATTGGGCGGATCCACAATGGCACTATTCGCTCGGGGCAACAGGCAGCACTGGTCACCGAGTCTGGCAAGATTGTGACCTCGAAGATCACTAAGCTGATGGGCTTTGAAGGGCTCCAGCGGATTGAGCTAGAGGAATCGTCGGCGGGTAACCTGGTGGCGGTGTCAGGATTTGCTGATGCCAACATTGGGGAAACCATCACCTGTCCCAATGAGCCGATGGCGCTGCCGTTGATTAAGGTAGACGAGCCAACCCTGCAGATGACCTTCTGCGTCAACGATTCTCCCTTTGCCGGGCAAGAGGGTACCTACGTTACCTCGCGGCAGGTGCGCGATCGCCTTATGCGAGAGCTAGAAACCAACGTGGCGCTGCGGGTGGATGAAACCGATTCGCCAGACAAGTTTGCGGTATCGGGTCGGGGTGAGCTGCACTTGGGCATTCTCATCGAAACCATGCGCCGGGAAGGCTATGAGTTTCAAGTGTCTCAGCCTCAGGTGATCTACCGGGAAGTGACGGGGCAGCCCTGCGAACCCTACGAGCTGCTGGTGCTAGATGTGCCGGAAGAAGCGGTGGGTGGCTGCATGGAGCGCCTAGGTCAGCGACGCGGCGAAATGCAGGATATGCGCGTGGGCGGCAATGGTCGTACCCAACTGGAGTTTGTGATTCCAGCGCGGGGGCTGATTGGCTTCCGGGGTGAATTTATGCGGCTGACGCGGGGCGACGGCATCATGAACCACAGCTTCCTAGACTATCGGCCGCTGTCGGGGGATGTGGAAACCCGCCGTAACGGTGTGCTGATTGCCTTTGAAGAAGGAACCGCCACCTTCTATGCCATGAAGAACGCTGAAGACCGGGGTGTTTTCTTCATCACACCGGGCACCAAGGTGTATAAGGGCATGATCATTGGCGAACATAACCGCCAGCAGGATCTGGAACTCAATGTTTGTAAAACCAAGCAGTTGACCAACCACCGTTCTGCCACCGGGGATGAGCTGGTGCAACTGCAAACGCCGGTAGACATGAGCCTAGAGCGCGCTCTGGAATATATCGGCTCGGATGAGCTGCTGGAAGTGACGCCGGAGTCTATCCGCTTGCGTAAGGTGTCGAACAAAAAGTTGGCGAAGCAGCGCTAA
- a CDS encoding DUF4931 domain-containing protein gives MNNSHIRLNRATHEWVIYAPSRRQRPQDFPIASELPSSDVERARCPFCHYHDEPILLELMDATGQGWQTRVVPNKYPALSPDVKPLRSLTGIYLELPGYGHHEVVIESPHHDQTLATMPLEAVSAVVETYRQRYLTLMAIPQNLFIIIFRNHGQTAGASLRHPHSQIISTPIVPRHYRWQEDEAQRYFDDWGRCAYCDMLEFELCDRQRLIADNDEFIAFIPYAAEVPFEVMILPKVHSADFGTINPQQVVQFASILQQVLLKLHQKLNNPAYNFAIMTAARYKANEPQLHWSCQIRPRLGTPAGFEMGSGISINPSLPEADADYLNS, from the coding sequence ATGAATAATAGCCACATTCGTCTCAACCGAGCGACCCATGAATGGGTGATTTATGCGCCCAGTCGCCGTCAGCGCCCACAAGACTTTCCCATCGCCAGTGAACTGCCGTCCAGCGATGTGGAGCGGGCCCGCTGCCCCTTTTGCCACTACCATGACGAACCCATTTTGCTGGAGCTGATGGATGCTACGGGTCAAGGCTGGCAAACCAGGGTGGTTCCCAACAAGTATCCGGCCCTGTCGCCCGATGTTAAACCGCTGCGATCGCTCACCGGCATTTATCTAGAACTGCCGGGTTATGGTCATCACGAAGTGGTGATTGAAAGCCCCCACCATGACCAAACCTTAGCAACCATGCCCCTAGAGGCCGTCAGCGCCGTGGTGGAAACCTATCGCCAGCGCTATCTGACGCTGATGGCCATTCCCCAGAACCTGTTTATCATCATTTTTCGCAACCATGGGCAAACGGCGGGAGCCTCCCTACGCCATCCCCACTCCCAGATCATTAGCACCCCCATTGTGCCGCGTCATTATCGCTGGCAAGAAGATGAAGCCCAACGATATTTTGATGACTGGGGGCGCTGCGCCTACTGCGACATGTTGGAATTTGAGCTGTGCGATCGCCAACGACTGATTGCAGACAATGACGAGTTTATTGCTTTTATCCCCTATGCAGCCGAGGTGCCCTTTGAGGTGATGATTTTGCCTAAGGTTCACAGTGCGGACTTTGGCACCATCAACCCCCAGCAAGTGGTACAGTTTGCCAGCATTCTTCAGCAGGTGTTGCTCAAGCTCCACCAAAAGCTCAACAATCCTGCCTATAACTTTGCCATCATGACCGCCGCTCGCTACAAGGCCAATGAGCCCCAGCTTCACTGGTCTTGCCAGATCCGCCCGCGTTTGGGTACACCGGCTGGGTTTGAAATGGGCTCAGGCATTAGCATTAACCCATCGCTACCCGAAGCAGATGCGGATTATCTCAACAGTTAG
- a CDS encoding PAS domain S-box protein yields MTGGNVGLGNAQFRALFDKSLDAMLIADDQGYYVEANPAACDLLGRSREHIIGQHIANFMPPDLCFETAWQQFQQHGQARGEIQILRGDGSRRDVDYAATADVWPHHHLSILRDITERKRLERQVQDLQQQLERRAQDLEKHNDRLQAEHVQQKRVEAALRQNQDQLHVLIDALPVCISYIDRHQRYRYVNANYQVWFGQTPAEFDGKTVAEVIGAAAYKVVQGYIERVLAGETVTYEATVPFPNDVRYIHGTLVPDFDSRGQVQGYYAVILDLSDRHRLEQALQDSQRKYQTLFQILPVGVSITDAEGYLAEVNPASEDILGMSVEDLTQFTYDASSWQIICPDGSPMLPSDYASTQALLGHQVIRGQEQGIVRPDGQIRWVSVSAAPIPLDDYGVAIAFVDITEQKETSQALRRSEEQRKLAVDLSKTGCWEFNVATGEACWNDNQFLLMGLSPLQGISHYQTWRDRVHPDDLAEAEAVFNLALETQTDLEVEYRVIHPDGTVRWMLNRGRGIYGADGTAERMVGIMLDITDRKLAEEELRQGKAYFESLTTAMPQALVRKNRDGIITFANPAFLAELNKPQDEVLGRNVHDLYSPDLANQFAAEDAYILDTGQGLDDIVTCPLPQGGLSYVQVLKSPLRDADGQIIGIQSLCWNVTDRVLLEQALQASEAKLNAILNSTAAAILSVQVFADRSYRYDYCSAGCESIFGYSPEALIADSQLWLSRLHPEDIEQHIPPCFEKIFAEVPCQFEYRFCRGDGTWRWLSVVVTSQWQEELQGWYVTNVHTDISDRKQAELELETTRQFLQRILDHLPVAVFAKDAQTLRFVLWNPACTQLMGYSPEAVLGKTDYDLFPAEQADLCVSQDREAIASGLLIEVPEEVIATQDGSFRIIHNRKVAVYDADGQPQWVIGIVEDITEQRAAEVSLRQREQEFRALAENAPDMIFRCDRQFRFLYANPKGAELSGMSASDFLGHTSRELGFPDAVVERWESAMDLAFTKAQEQTLEYEFPLLGNNHAFYSRIAPEFSSDGQVNSVLIMIREITNLKHAQQQLLQQAEQERLLNTITQHIRQSLNLDQILSTAVHEVRSLLQADRVVVYRFNPDWSGNMIAESVVPPWQKILGSSLHDPCFTGTLVDEYQLGKVNRIDDLQNSRLAPCYVALLEQLQIQASLAVPIAWENNLWGLFCVHYCAVPHVWQPWEEDLLNRLTSQLAIALQQSELHQQVKQWNLNLEHQVQERTADLQQSLDFEATLTSITDKVRDSLDEEQILEAVVLELGQRLDVECCDTGLYSNDCTVSTIAHEFVRSLPPQKGSSLLIQSNVHPEVYATLFQKQTCQFCSLAIRRVSEDYPYLTVLACPISDDQNILGDLWLFRVGDVVFTDAEVRLVKQVAKQCAIALRQSRLYQAAQSQVLALEKLNRLKDDFLSTVSHELRTPMSSIKMATDLLEMQLRQMGLLPHESYPSTDPLVHTPLARYVQILKDEEDREINLINDLLDLTRLDADIEPLVLTSLHLQDWLPHILEPFMVKAQQQQQNLTLTLDPSLPLLVTDLPYFQRILHELLGNACKYTPAGGTVNLSVRANLGILELVVTNSGVEIPVSERDRIFDRFYRVPNHDPWKHGGTGLGLALVQKLATCLGGTIQVDSGDHQTWFTLRLPIAPS; encoded by the coding sequence ATGACAGGGGGAAACGTTGGGCTAGGCAACGCTCAGTTTCGGGCGTTGTTTGACAAGTCGCTGGATGCCATGCTCATTGCTGATGATCAGGGGTACTATGTGGAGGCTAACCCTGCCGCCTGTGACCTGCTGGGGCGATCGCGTGAGCACATTATTGGGCAACACATTGCCAACTTTATGCCGCCAGACCTGTGTTTTGAGACGGCATGGCAGCAGTTTCAGCAGCATGGGCAGGCACGAGGCGAAATCCAGATTCTGCGGGGCGATGGTTCACGTCGGGATGTGGACTATGCGGCAACGGCAGATGTATGGCCCCATCACCACCTGTCTATTCTGCGAGATATAACGGAACGCAAGCGGCTAGAGCGGCAGGTGCAGGATCTGCAGCAGCAGCTTGAACGGCGCGCTCAAGACCTAGAGAAGCACAATGACCGGCTGCAGGCTGAACATGTTCAGCAAAAACGAGTTGAGGCTGCCTTACGGCAAAATCAAGACCAGCTCCATGTCTTAATCGACGCTCTGCCCGTATGCATATCCTATATCGATCGCCATCAACGCTATCGGTATGTCAATGCCAATTACCAGGTATGGTTTGGGCAGACCCCGGCGGAGTTTGACGGAAAAACCGTAGCAGAGGTCATCGGCGCGGCTGCTTATAAGGTCGTCCAGGGCTATATTGAGCGGGTGCTGGCAGGGGAAACGGTGACCTATGAAGCAACCGTGCCGTTTCCTAACGATGTCCGTTATATTCATGGCACCCTGGTGCCCGATTTCGATTCCCGAGGGCAAGTCCAGGGCTACTATGCGGTGATTTTGGATCTGAGCGATCGCCATCGGCTTGAGCAAGCGCTGCAAGACAGCCAACGAAAATATCAGACCCTCTTTCAGATTTTGCCGGTGGGCGTTTCCATCACTGATGCGGAGGGATATCTAGCGGAGGTGAATCCAGCGTCTGAGGACATTTTGGGCATGTCCGTAGAAGATCTGACCCAGTTTACCTATGATGCTTCGTCTTGGCAGATCATCTGTCCTGATGGCAGTCCCATGCTGCCCTCAGACTATGCCAGCACCCAAGCGCTGCTGGGACATCAGGTCATTCGAGGGCAAGAGCAGGGCATTGTGCGCCCGGATGGCCAGATTCGCTGGGTCAGTGTGAGTGCTGCTCCTATTCCCCTGGATGACTATGGGGTGGCGATCGCCTTTGTCGATATCACGGAGCAAAAAGAGACGAGCCAAGCTCTGCGCCGCAGTGAGGAGCAGCGTAAGCTAGCAGTCGATCTATCTAAAACCGGCTGCTGGGAATTTAACGTGGCCACCGGCGAGGCTTGCTGGAATGACAACCAATTTTTGTTGATGGGGTTATCGCCTCTGCAAGGGATAAGTCACTATCAAACATGGCGCGATCGCGTTCACCCCGATGATTTAGCCGAAGCAGAAGCTGTGTTTAACCTAGCTTTGGAGACTCAGACGGATCTAGAGGTGGAATATCGGGTGATCCATCCCGATGGTACGGTGCGCTGGATGCTCAATCGAGGGCGAGGCATCTATGGGGCAGATGGGACAGCGGAACGGATGGTGGGCATCATGCTCGACATCACCGATCGCAAACTAGCAGAGGAGGAGCTACGGCAAGGAAAAGCCTATTTTGAATCCTTGACCACCGCCATGCCTCAAGCTCTGGTGCGCAAGAATCGAGACGGGATCATTACCTTCGCTAATCCAGCGTTTTTAGCCGAACTCAACAAGCCACAGGACGAGGTCTTGGGGCGCAACGTCCATGACTTATATTCGCCAGACCTTGCCAATCAGTTTGCGGCTGAGGATGCCTATATTCTAGACACTGGGCAAGGTTTAGATGACATTGTTACCTGCCCGTTGCCCCAGGGAGGCTTATCTTATGTTCAAGTGCTGAAGTCTCCCCTGCGGGATGCCGATGGGCAGATCATTGGCATTCAGAGTCTGTGCTGGAATGTGACCGATCGCGTTCTCCTAGAACAGGCGCTACAGGCTTCTGAGGCTAAGCTCAACGCCATTCTCAACAGTACGGCTGCTGCTATCCTGAGTGTCCAAGTGTTTGCCGATCGCTCCTATCGGTATGACTACTGCTCGGCAGGCTGTGAATCCATATTTGGCTATAGCCCAGAAGCTTTGATTGCAGATTCACAGCTTTGGTTGTCGCGGTTGCATCCTGAAGATATAGAACAGCACATTCCACCTTGCTTTGAGAAGATCTTTGCGGAAGTGCCCTGCCAATTTGAATATCGGTTTTGCCGGGGCGATGGTACTTGGCGCTGGTTATCGGTCGTTGTCACGTCTCAGTGGCAGGAAGAGCTACAGGGATGGTATGTGACCAATGTCCATACCGACATTAGCGATCGCAAGCAGGCAGAGCTAGAGTTAGAAACCACCCGTCAGTTTTTGCAGCGTATTCTCGATCATTTACCTGTAGCAGTCTTTGCCAAAGATGCCCAGACCCTCAGGTTTGTGCTTTGGAATCCTGCCTGTACTCAACTGATGGGCTATTCACCAGAAGCCGTGCTGGGTAAAACGGATTATGATTTATTTCCTGCTGAGCAAGCCGATCTTTGTGTATCTCAAGATCGAGAAGCGATCGCTAGCGGACTGTTGATAGAGGTACCTGAGGAAGTGATTGCCACCCAGGATGGCAGTTTTCGCATCATCCACAATCGTAAGGTTGCCGTGTATGACGCAGATGGACAGCCCCAATGGGTCATTGGTATTGTTGAAGACATCACTGAACAGCGGGCGGCAGAGGTGTCACTGCGCCAGCGAGAACAGGAGTTTCGCGCCCTAGCCGAAAATGCTCCTGATATGATTTTCCGCTGCGATCGCCAGTTTCGCTTTCTCTACGCTAATCCCAAGGGCGCAGAACTGAGTGGGATGTCAGCCTCAGACTTTCTCGGACACACCAGTCGTGAACTAGGATTTCCAGATGCCGTCGTTGAGCGCTGGGAGTCGGCTATGGATCTAGCCTTCACAAAGGCTCAAGAACAAACCCTTGAATATGAATTTCCACTGCTGGGGAACAATCACGCTTTTTATTCTCGCATTGCACCGGAGTTTTCATCAGACGGCCAAGTGAACTCGGTGCTGATTATGATTCGTGAAATTACTAATCTAAAACATGCTCAGCAACAGTTACTACAGCAGGCAGAACAGGAACGCTTGCTGAATACAATTACTCAACATATTCGACAGTCCTTAAACTTAGATCAAATCCTATCGACGGCTGTGCATGAGGTTCGATCCTTGCTGCAAGCTGATCGCGTCGTTGTCTATCGATTTAACCCAGACTGGAGCGGCAACATGATCGCCGAGTCTGTTGTACCGCCTTGGCAGAAGATTCTAGGCAGCAGTCTTCATGATCCTTGTTTTACTGGCACCTTAGTAGATGAGTATCAGCTTGGTAAGGTTAACCGAATCGATGATCTTCAAAACTCACGCCTAGCACCGTGTTATGTAGCTTTGCTCGAACAACTGCAGATTCAGGCGAGTCTGGCTGTCCCCATTGCATGGGAGAACAATCTCTGGGGTTTGTTCTGTGTACATTATTGTGCAGTTCCCCATGTGTGGCAGCCCTGGGAAGAAGACTTGCTCAACCGTTTGACGAGTCAATTGGCGATCGCCCTCCAGCAGTCAGAACTGCATCAACAGGTCAAACAATGGAACCTGAATTTAGAACATCAAGTGCAGGAACGCACGGCAGATCTTCAGCAGTCGCTAGATTTTGAAGCCACCCTCACCTCCATTACTGATAAGGTGCGGGATAGCCTAGATGAAGAGCAAATCCTAGAAGCTGTGGTGTTAGAGCTAGGGCAGCGCTTGGACGTGGAATGTTGTGATACGGGTCTATATAGTAATGACTGCACCGTTTCTACAATCGCTCACGAATTTGTGCGATCGCTGCCACCTCAGAAGGGTTCATCCCTTTTGATTCAAAGCAATGTCCATCCTGAGGTCTATGCTACTCTGTTCCAGAAGCAAACGTGTCAGTTTTGCAGCTTAGCTATCCGTCGCGTTAGTGAAGACTACCCTTATCTGACCGTGCTAGCTTGCCCTATCTCAGATGACCAAAACATTTTGGGGGATTTATGGCTCTTCCGCGTGGGTGACGTTGTATTCACTGATGCGGAGGTGCGCTTGGTGAAACAGGTTGCCAAGCAATGTGCGATCGCTCTGCGGCAGTCACGTCTCTACCAAGCAGCCCAGAGCCAGGTGTTGGCGCTGGAAAAGCTGAATCGCCTCAAGGATGATTTTCTCAGCACTGTGTCCCATGAACTGCGTACACCCATGTCGAGCATCAAAATGGCGACGGATTTACTGGAAATGCAGCTTCGACAGATGGGACTACTACCCCATGAGTCCTATCCATCAACAGATCCGTTGGTACATACTCCCTTAGCACGCTACGTTCAAATCCTCAAAGACGAAGAAGATCGGGAGATCAACTTAATTAATGACTTACTTGATTTAACCCGTTTGGATGCAGACATAGAACCCTTGGTGCTCACCTCATTGCACCTACAAGACTGGTTGCCTCATATCCTAGAACCCTTCATGGTGAAGGCGCAGCAGCAACAGCAAAACCTTACCCTTACTCTTGATCCATCCTTGCCTTTGTTGGTGACAGATTTGCCTTACTTCCAGCGCATTCTTCATGAGCTGCTGGGCAATGCTTGTAAATACACCCCGGCTGGCGGCACGGTGAATCTTTCGGTGCGGGCTAACTTAGGCATTTTGGAGCTAGTTGTGACGAATTCCGGCGTGGAAATTCCGGTATCTGAGCGCGATCGCATCTTTGATCGTTTTTATCGTGTTCCCAATCATGATCCTTGGAAGCACGGCGGTACAGGGCTTGGCCTGGCGCTGGTTCAAAAACTCGCGACCTGTTTGGGTGGAACGATCCAGGTGGATAGTGGTGACCATCAAACGTGGTTTACCCTACGACTGCCGATCGCTCCATCCTAG
- a CDS encoding electron transporter, giving the protein MFAPVVVLVRRVMGDPKFIKVRGQAIALHSQAITRFCNKFGIDRTRRQNWIRQARDNGKKLGLLA; this is encoded by the coding sequence ATGTTTGCACCAGTTGTTGTCCTAGTTCGCCGCGTTATGGGTGATCCCAAATTCATCAAGGTTCGTGGTCAAGCGATCGCTCTTCACTCGCAAGCCATCACCCGTTTTTGTAACAAATTTGGTATCGATCGCACCCGTCGGCAGAACTGGATTCGCCAAGCGCGGGACAACGGTAAAAAGCTGGGGCTACTTGCCTAA